One window of the Candidatus Zixiibacteriota bacterium genome contains the following:
- a CDS encoding putative Phosphatidate cytidylyltransferase (Evidence 3 : Putative function from multiple computational evidences): MIKRVLIAIIFIPLLIFIMYQGGNLLAGMILVLACLGMIEYLVAQQVKIFLPVFWLPLTAVIIMIFLSIFLGPKWGAGIFIIYFMTQGMLISFAREDPGESFALNAALVWGVAYLGFLYPFVYLIRQISQGSGGDWLLFLFGTIWLSDSLAMWVGKAIGCHKLSPIVSPGKTIEGFIAGLFGGIFVAVIMSFWRLHIIPFPILLGAGLLVSLTGQLGDLAESLWKRSLGIKDSSKIIPGHGGVLDRFDSLLFAAPFLYAALRFIIYN, from the coding sequence ATGATAAAGCGGGTATTGATCGCGATCATCTTTATACCCCTGCTGATTTTCATAATGTATCAGGGCGGAAACTTGCTGGCCGGAATGATCCTCGTTCTCGCCTGCCTGGGCATGATAGAATATCTTGTCGCCCAGCAGGTAAAAATATTTTTGCCGGTCTTCTGGCTTCCCCTGACCGCCGTCATAATTATGATATTCCTTTCGATTTTCCTTGGTCCCAAATGGGGTGCCGGAATCTTTATCATCTATTTTATGACTCAGGGGATGCTTATTTCTTTTGCGCGGGAAGATCCCGGGGAAAGTTTTGCCCTGAATGCCGCTTTAGTGTGGGGTGTTGCTTATCTGGGATTCCTCTATCCGTTCGTTTATCTAATCCGTCAGATTTCCCAGGGCTCCGGCGGTGACTGGCTCCTCTTTCTTTTCGGGACCATCTGGCTCTCGGATTCGCTCGCGATGTGGGTTGGCAAGGCGATAGGGTGCCATAAACTCTCGCCGATAGTGTCGCCGGGAAAGACAATCGAAGGCTTTATCGCCGGCCTTTTCGGCGGAATTTTCGTGGCCGTGATAATGAGTTTCTGGCGCCTTCATATTATTCCTTTTCCGATTTTGCTCGGTGCCGGTCTTCTCGTGTCCTTGACCGGGCAACTGGGAGATCTGGCCGAATCCCTTTGGAAGCGCTCTCTGGGAATTAAGGATTCCTCCAAAATTATTCCGGGACACGGAGGCGTCCTGGATCGCTTTGATTCCCTCCTTTTCGCCGCCCCGTTTCTCTATGCCGCGCTTCGGTTCATAATATATAATTAG
- a CDS encoding Exodeoxyribonuclease 7 small subunit (modular protein): MTAQKAAKKRFKDFESALNRLEEITGKLESGEATLEESIALYTEGVEIAAFCSQKLSEAEKKIMILKKKNAELVEVPFGDDGAEEIAESADESE; encoded by the coding sequence ATGACGGCCCAAAAGGCAGCCAAAAAACGTTTCAAGGATTTCGAATCGGCCCTGAATCGGTTGGAGGAAATTACGGGGAAATTGGAATCTGGCGAGGCCACCCTTGAGGAATCGATCGCGCTCTATACCGAAGGGGTTGAAATTGCGGCCTTCTGTTCTCAGAAACTATCGGAGGCCGAGAAGAAGATTATGATTTTGAAGAAAAAGAATGCGGAATTGGTGGAAGTGCCGTTTGGCGATGATGGGGCCGAGGAGATAGCGGAAAGTGCCGATGAAAGTGAGTGA
- the xseA gene encoding Exodeoxyribonuclease 7 large subunit → MEMKNSDEKVFTVTAITRLIKYTLEETFPSVWVEGEISNYLHHSSGHRYFSLKDENAAIKCTIWRSAGQYLKFAPEDGMKVRAFGDITVYEKGGNYQLNVKRLQTVGVGELEVAFRQLYEKLSEEGLFDESLKISIPNYPLKIGLVTSPTGAAIRDIINIGLRRNDSVQLIIYPARVQGEGAAESLIAGIEYFNRREDIDVIIIGRGGGSLEDLWAFNEEALVRAVAGSELPIVSAVGHEIDTTLSDLAADLRAPTPSAAAELVIWEKSAFLEQLKISVARLGEYLSGTAEAGRERLRYFMSRPVFMTPESVVRQREQYLDHLKKEFQTAGRIVLEKEKNALSFLLSRLESLSPLAVLNRGYAVLKNLASGKSVKSIKELKPDDRIEATLKDGTAVAIIKETEIK, encoded by the coding sequence ATGGAAATGAAAAATAGCGATGAAAAAGTATTTACCGTCACGGCGATTACGCGGCTGATCAAATATACCCTGGAAGAGACTTTTCCATCGGTGTGGGTGGAAGGAGAAATCTCCAATTATCTGCATCATTCGTCGGGCCATCGATATTTCTCTCTGAAAGACGAAAATGCGGCCATCAAATGCACCATCTGGAGATCGGCGGGGCAGTATTTGAAATTCGCTCCCGAGGACGGGATGAAAGTAAGGGCCTTCGGGGATATTACGGTATATGAAAAGGGGGGAAATTATCAGCTTAATGTCAAGAGACTTCAGACGGTCGGAGTCGGAGAACTGGAAGTCGCCTTCCGTCAATTGTATGAAAAGTTGTCCGAGGAAGGGCTGTTTGATGAGTCTCTTAAAATCTCCATCCCAAATTATCCCTTGAAGATTGGCTTGGTGACATCGCCGACCGGTGCGGCCATAAGAGATATCATAAATATTGGGCTCCGGCGCAACGACAGTGTGCAATTGATTATTTATCCTGCCAGGGTGCAGGGGGAAGGAGCGGCGGAAAGCCTGATTGCGGGGATAGAATATTTCAATCGCCGTGAAGATATCGATGTTATAATAATTGGGCGGGGTGGCGGGTCGCTGGAAGATTTATGGGCCTTCAACGAAGAGGCCTTAGTGCGGGCCGTGGCCGGATCGGAACTCCCGATTGTATCGGCCGTGGGACACGAAATTGACACAACCCTTTCGGACCTGGCGGCCGATCTGCGGGCGCCGACACCCTCGGCGGCGGCGGAACTTGTCATTTGGGAAAAGAGCGCATTTTTGGAGCAATTGAAGATCAGTGTGGCAAGACTGGGGGAATATCTGTCAGGCACGGCGGAGGCGGGTCGGGAGCGGCTTCGGTATTTCATGAGCAGGCCTGTTTTTATGACGCCGGAATCCGTTGTGCGCCAAAGGGAACAATATCTGGATCATCTCAAAAAGGAGTTCCAGACCGCCGGAAGAATTGTATTGGAAAAAGAAAAAAATGCTTTATCTTTTCTCCTGTCCCGGCTGGAATCGCTGTCACCTCTGGCGGTTTTAAACCGGGGATATGCGGTATTGAAAAATCTTGCCTCCGGCAAATCGGTCAAATCCATAAAAGAATTGAAGCCGGATGACAGGATTGAGGCGACCTTGAAGGACGGCACGGCAGTGGCTATAATTAAAGAGACGGAGATAAAATGA
- a CDS encoding putative UbiA prenyltransferase (Evidence 3 : Putative function from multiple computational evidences), producing MKILDFLFAARPMLLLPVWSIYLVSFNSLSGGLNLKRSSLIVLASLTLMTAGVYFINQIFDYESDLKNGKLGFLQKGLIRRSQMMAAYLSVTALAWVLIFMQSFFSSAIIILATILGLAYSVPPIKLKDRPISGLLANSLGYGVLVPLLVMDQFADRTNLMLYLPAYFFSAIAAGYMLTIIPDRPGDLLAEKKTLAIHFPNRILIVEGIVFLTLSALFALMLKNGFLLGISIIAVTLYIMALIAPKKEIILFACKFPIFLLTLLAGYYFPVYLVFIIALLILTRIYYHKRFKMTYPRLN from the coding sequence GTGAAAATCCTCGATTTCCTTTTTGCCGCCCGCCCGATGCTGCTGCTTCCGGTCTGGTCGATATACCTGGTGTCATTTAATTCCCTGTCTGGCGGATTGAACCTTAAAAGGAGTTCATTAATCGTTCTTGCAAGTCTCACCCTCATGACGGCGGGCGTATACTTCATAAATCAAATTTTCGATTATGAAAGTGACCTGAAAAATGGAAAACTGGGATTTCTGCAGAAAGGATTAATCCGCCGGTCCCAGATGATGGCGGCCTATTTGTCGGTCACGGCCCTCGCCTGGGTGTTGATATTCATGCAATCCTTTTTCTCGTCGGCCATTATAATTCTGGCGACCATTTTGGGACTGGCCTATTCGGTGCCCCCGATCAAATTAAAGGATCGCCCCATAAGCGGCCTTCTGGCCAATAGTCTCGGGTACGGTGTCCTGGTCCCGCTTCTTGTAATGGATCAGTTTGCCGACCGGACCAACCTGATGCTGTATCTCCCGGCATATTTCTTCTCGGCCATCGCGGCCGGCTATATGCTTACAATAATACCCGACCGACCCGGAGATTTGCTCGCGGAAAAGAAAACTCTGGCGATTCATTTCCCGAATCGGATCCTGATTGTCGAGGGTATCGTTTTTCTGACCCTATCGGCTCTCTTTGCGCTGATGCTGAAAAATGGCTTTCTGCTGGGAATAAGCATTATTGCAGTAACATTATATATCATGGCCCTGATCGCGCCGAAAAAGGAGATAATTCTCTTTGCCTGCAAATTTCCCATATTTCTCCTGACTCTTTTGGCCGGCTACTATTTTCCTGTCTATCTGGTTTTTATCATTGCTCTTCTGATTCTCACACGAATATATTATCACAAGAGATTTAAAATGACTTATCCGAGGCTTAACTGA
- the uvrC gene encoding UvrABC system protein C, whose translation MNEKLEIKLKNLPPNPGVYLFKNREGKIIYIGKAKNLRHRVRTYFQSARGLDAKTEGLVAAVDDFDMLVTDSEVEALILEANLVKEHKPRYNVNLKDDKHFPYIKVTVNEPFPRVLVVRRLADDGARYFGPYTSAKSMRRTLHFLCHLFKIRSCNLIIPHPSGKPYKVCLDYHIGRCGGPCEGFQSEKDYRRNVDAVIMFLSGKSETLIQSLTRRMEVLSRRMKFEEAAEVRDQIDSLEEVWRKQKVDAGKIVDRDIIAFAREERDTVVVVLQIREGILIGRQDFQLNSEPEESDEEIITEFVRQYYNHQPNLPKELFLPLGLPDEKLMGRWLSGKRGTKVTMVTPQKGEKVKLVDMAAANARLLLDEILIQKKGFKERVTQSVQILKGDLHLDYLPRTIACVDISNTGETDAVGSLVYFENGRPKKAGYRHFKIKGVAGQNDFAMMREVVGRYFFRLKEEKGDSPDLLVVDGGRGQLSSVLAELKSLGFERLSIIGLAKKFEEIYLAGHSEPLTIPKASPGLRLLKQVRDEAHRFAIEYNRKVRSARTIKSELDELAGIGPKRRDILLKHFGSMKRVKEATMEELKAVKGIPQKIAEKVYRLAH comes from the coding sequence ATGAACGAGAAACTGGAAATTAAGTTAAAAAATCTTCCCCCTAACCCGGGAGTATATCTTTTCAAGAATCGGGAGGGGAAGATTATCTATATCGGCAAAGCGAAAAACCTTCGCCATCGGGTACGCACCTATTTCCAGTCGGCGCGCGGTCTCGACGCCAAGACGGAAGGGCTGGTCGCGGCCGTGGATGATTTCGATATGCTGGTGACCGATTCGGAGGTAGAAGCGCTCATCCTGGAAGCGAATCTGGTCAAAGAACACAAGCCGCGATATAATGTAAATCTCAAGGACGATAAGCACTTTCCCTATATCAAGGTCACGGTCAATGAACCGTTCCCGCGGGTTCTGGTGGTCAGGAGACTGGCGGATGACGGAGCCCGCTATTTCGGCCCGTACACCAGCGCCAAAAGCATGCGAAGGACCCTTCATTTTTTGTGCCATCTGTTCAAAATTCGATCCTGCAATCTGATTATTCCGCATCCGTCCGGAAAGCCTTATAAGGTCTGTCTTGATTATCATATCGGCCGTTGCGGCGGACCGTGCGAAGGATTTCAGTCGGAAAAAGATTATCGCCGGAATGTCGATGCCGTCATTATGTTTCTCTCCGGAAAAAGCGAAACGCTGATTCAATCCTTGACGCGTCGGATGGAGGTTCTGTCCCGACGGATGAAATTCGAAGAAGCGGCCGAGGTCCGCGATCAAATCGATTCCCTCGAAGAGGTCTGGCGCAAGCAGAAAGTTGATGCCGGCAAAATTGTCGACCGGGATATTATCGCCTTCGCCCGCGAAGAGCGGGATACGGTCGTGGTCGTACTTCAGATTCGAGAGGGCATTTTAATCGGGCGGCAGGACTTTCAATTGAATTCGGAGCCCGAAGAGTCGGATGAGGAAATAATCACCGAATTCGTGCGCCAGTATTACAATCATCAGCCGAACCTGCCGAAAGAACTGTTTCTTCCCCTCGGCCTCCCCGACGAAAAATTAATGGGCCGCTGGCTGTCCGGAAAACGGGGGACAAAGGTCACGATGGTCACGCCGCAAAAAGGGGAAAAAGTCAAATTGGTGGATATGGCGGCCGCCAATGCCAGACTTCTCTTGGACGAAATCCTGATTCAGAAAAAAGGATTCAAGGAGAGAGTCACCCAGTCGGTCCAGATTCTTAAAGGGGACCTGCATCTTGATTATCTTCCCCGAACCATTGCCTGTGTCGATATTTCCAACACCGGGGAGACCGACGCCGTCGGTTCGCTCGTTTATTTCGAGAATGGACGTCCCAAAAAGGCCGGCTATCGGCATTTCAAAATAAAGGGTGTGGCCGGGCAAAATGATTTTGCCATGATGCGCGAAGTGGTGGGGCGATATTTTTTCCGCTTGAAAGAGGAAAAAGGCGATTCCCCGGATCTGCTGGTGGTAGATGGCGGACGGGGCCAATTGTCATCGGTTTTAGCGGAACTGAAATCCCTCGGATTTGAGAGACTGAGTATTATCGGCTTGGCAAAGAAATTTGAAGAAATATACTTGGCCGGCCACTCCGAACCATTGACCATTCCCAAAGCCTCGCCGGGATTGCGATTATTGAAGCAGGTTCGCGACGAAGCCCATCGTTTTGCGATTGAGTATAACCGCAAAGTACGATCGGCGCGCACCATAAAATCGGAACTCGATGAATTGGCGGGTATCGGTCCAAAGAGAAGAGATATTCTTTTAAAGCATTTTGGCTCGATGAAGCGGGTCAAGGAAGCGACCATGGAGGAACTAAAAGCGGTCAAGGGGATCCCGCAGAAGATAGCCGAGAAAGTCTACCGATTGGCGCATTAA
- a CDS encoding exported hypothetical protein (Evidence 5 : Unknown function) has protein sequence MKDNFGFLPMKFMRAKISCFLMVAFICGPAFAAGRGDSTVIRYYLKNLDSAYAKSYIFASGTAFSFKIRIIYEETSYRGTINKADTAAMELYFSAGKRDSLEIIDSAQDEKNIIPDSFAVPPVWRHQYDYSFYPNDTGAGILAIGFDRQSNAENPPVGFLTMDRDTYYLKSLFLSFPEKEGYRQYSRTYHFERFDDYYIPTIWEIDGSMNTFTGIKYFKQILEFKEFKLGDK, from the coding sequence TTGAAAGACAATTTTGGTTTTTTGCCGATGAAATTTATGCGCGCAAAGATATCTTGCTTTTTGATGGTGGCATTCATATGCGGTCCGGCTTTTGCCGCCGGGCGCGGCGACAGCACCGTCATCCGCTATTATCTCAAGAACCTCGACTCCGCTTACGCAAAATCATATATCTTTGCCTCAGGAACCGCCTTTTCATTCAAAATCCGGATTATATATGAAGAGACGAGTTATAGAGGGACGATTAACAAGGCCGACACCGCCGCGATGGAACTCTATTTTTCCGCTGGCAAGCGGGACTCCCTGGAAATTATCGATTCCGCACAAGACGAAAAAAATATCATACCCGATAGTTTTGCCGTTCCCCCGGTTTGGCGCCATCAGTATGATTACTCTTTTTATCCCAACGATACCGGGGCGGGAATCCTGGCGATCGGTTTTGACCGACAGTCAAATGCAGAAAATCCCCCGGTCGGCTTTTTGACGATGGATCGGGATACTTATTATTTGAAGAGTCTCTTCCTGAGTTTTCCCGAGAAGGAAGGATATCGCCAATATTCCCGGACCTATCACTTTGAGCGGTTTGACGATTATTATATTCCGACGATTTGGGAGATTGACGGCTCCATGAACACTTTCACCGGAATAAAGTATTTCAAACAGATACTGGAGTTCAAGGAATTCAAGTTGGGTGATAAATAA
- the ispU gene encoding undecaprenyl pyrophosphate synthase (Evidence 2a : Function from experimental evidences in other organisms; PubMedId : 10217761, 12756244, 9882662; Product type e : enzyme): protein MAEEELKSKIDLGRLPVHIAIIMDGNGRWAGKRNLPRTAGHEAGVEAVRKVVRAAAEIGIKYLTLYTFSVENWKRPREEVTALMKLLSRTTRNEIDELNRNNVRLITTGRIDGLSFSRRQVLAHAMEKTKGNSGLVLNLALNYGGRSEIIDAVRNIAGAVISGKLKPAEIDEKLFADFLYTANIPDPDLLVRTSGEMRISNFLIWQTSYTELYVTDVLWPDFGRNELFEAIIEYQRRDRRFGKV, encoded by the coding sequence ATGGCCGAAGAGGAATTAAAAAGCAAAATTGATTTGGGACGTCTCCCGGTTCATATCGCCATCATAATGGACGGCAATGGGCGATGGGCGGGAAAACGGAATCTCCCTCGGACCGCGGGACACGAAGCCGGAGTGGAAGCGGTGCGAAAAGTGGTCCGGGCCGCGGCCGAAATCGGTATCAAATACCTAACGCTCTATACTTTTTCTGTCGAAAACTGGAAACGCCCGCGGGAAGAAGTGACGGCTCTGATGAAACTGTTGTCACGGACCACCCGAAACGAGATCGATGAACTCAATCGCAACAATGTCCGTTTGATTACAACCGGGCGGATCGACGGCCTTTCCTTCTCGCGCCGCCAGGTTTTGGCTCACGCGATGGAGAAAACGAAAGGCAACAGCGGCTTGGTCCTTAACCTGGCCCTGAATTACGGGGGCCGCAGTGAGATTATTGATGCCGTTAGAAATATCGCCGGGGCAGTGATATCCGGAAAGTTGAAGCCGGCGGAAATTGATGAGAAGCTGTTTGCCGATTTTCTGTACACGGCAAACATACCGGATCCGGATCTCTTGGTGCGGACCTCCGGCGAAATGCGGATATCTAATTTCCTGATTTGGCAGACGAGTTACACGGAATTGTATGTCACCGATGTTTTATGGCCCGATTTCGGCCGGAATGAGTTGTTCGAAGCAATTATCGAATATCAAAGACGCGACCGTCGATTCGGAAAAGTGTAG
- a CDS encoding putative endopeptidase NlpC homolog (Evidence 3 : Putative function from multiple computational evidences) has product MKYFLLGVISLAILAGCSPVPPPRSGDYKPREKERDRWSQKDDWKKESLKNKESYLDAYEKMALGRVIQSYLGAPYEGRSKFRPGLDCSEFTGDVFMQYDKIRLPRSTGEQFAEGIPVNRNRLQFGDLVFFKINGREISHVGIYVGYNEFAHSSLSSGVVISKLYDNYWKKRYAGARRILNPRY; this is encoded by the coding sequence GTGAAATACTTTTTGCTGGGCGTCATTTCTCTTGCGATACTCGCCGGGTGCTCTCCGGTTCCCCCGCCGCGAAGCGGCGACTATAAACCGAGGGAAAAGGAGCGGGATCGGTGGTCGCAAAAAGACGACTGGAAAAAAGAATCCCTCAAAAATAAAGAGTCATATCTGGACGCCTACGAAAAAATGGCTCTGGGACGGGTGATTCAGAGTTATCTCGGGGCTCCGTATGAAGGTCGCTCCAAATTCCGTCCCGGCCTTGATTGCAGCGAATTCACAGGGGATGTCTTCATGCAATACGACAAAATCAGGTTGCCTCGCTCCACCGGCGAGCAATTTGCGGAAGGAATTCCGGTCAATCGAAACCGACTGCAATTCGGCGACCTGGTATTTTTCAAAATTAATGGCCGGGAAATTTCGCACGTCGGGATTTATGTCGGCTATAACGAATTCGCTCATTCCTCATTATCGAGCGGTGTCGTGATATCTAAATTGTATGATAATTACTGGAAGAAAAGATACGCCGGGGCCCGCCGCATTCTGAATCCACGATATTGA
- the ispA gene encoding geranyltranstransferase (Evidence 2a : Function from experimental evidences in other organisms; Product type e : enzyme), giving the protein MPMKVSEKEISGLQYIEQKRHLVDTLLDKYLPPEDAYPQMLHRAMRYSVLAGGKRIRPILAMVAYESFGGDNEDIINRAACALEMVHTYSLIHDDLPCMDDDDLRRGIPTLHKKFDEATAVLAGDALHDIAFDLLAESGSAAAVKELAQAIGTYGMLGGQMADVEAEGKEVSLEQIQYIHAHKTGALIRASVRIGGILAGVDKNILTQLTLYGEKAGLAFQIIDDILDVEGDERKLGKTVGSDCKNNKATYPGVVGLSRAHDDANRLIDEAIAISRQFDLKNNHFLVLARYIGQRDN; this is encoded by the coding sequence GTGCCGATGAAAGTGAGTGAAAAGGAAATCTCCGGCCTTCAGTATATAGAGCAGAAACGACACCTTGTCGACACCTTGCTGGATAAATATCTTCCGCCTGAAGATGCCTATCCCCAAATGCTCCATAGGGCCATGCGATACTCGGTCCTGGCGGGAGGGAAAAGAATCCGTCCGATATTGGCTATGGTCGCCTATGAGTCATTCGGGGGTGACAATGAAGATATCATCAACCGGGCCGCCTGCGCGCTGGAAATGGTGCATACCTATTCCCTCATACATGACGATCTGCCCTGCATGGACGATGACGATTTGCGCCGGGGGATACCAACCCTGCATAAAAAGTTCGACGAAGCGACCGCGGTCCTGGCCGGCGATGCCCTGCATGATATCGCCTTTGACCTTTTGGCCGAATCGGGTTCGGCGGCGGCGGTAAAAGAACTGGCGCAGGCGATCGGTACTTACGGCATGCTGGGGGGGCAAATGGCGGATGTCGAAGCCGAGGGCAAAGAAGTGTCACTGGAGCAAATACAATATATCCACGCCCACAAGACCGGCGCCCTTATCCGGGCCTCCGTAAGAATCGGGGGCATCCTGGCGGGTGTCGATAAAAATATATTGACGCAATTGACGCTTTACGGCGAAAAGGCCGGATTGGCTTTTCAAATTATAGATGATATCCTCGATGTGGAGGGGGATGAGCGCAAATTGGGCAAGACCGTCGGATCCGACTGCAAAAATAATAAGGCAACCTATCCCGGGGTGGTGGGGTTATCCCGGGCGCATGATGATGCGAATCGATTGATCGACGAGGCCATCGCCATCAGCCGGCAATTCGATTTGAAGAACAATCATTTTTTGGTATTGGCCCGCTATATCGGGCAGCGAGATAATTAG